A window from Hoeflea sp. IMCC20628 encodes these proteins:
- the rsmI gene encoding 16S rRNA (cytidine(1402)-2'-O)-methyltransferase codes for MTRKTSKASSNAESQQVAAAEPVRTFRIGVHDIAARPVAPGLYLVSTPIGNLGDMTIRGLETLAGADLIACEDTRVSRVLLTRYGIATRPYAYHEHNAERVGPKLMEALEAGKSVALISDAGTPLISDPGYRLSQTAIEAGVPVIPIPGASAPMAALVASGLPSDAFLFAGFLPSKDKARRDRLASFATTEATMMFFESPNRLAACLKSAADVLGTDRPAAVCRELTKAYEEIRRGTLGELAAQYEDENVRGEIVLAIGPGSTPLPSEDDVDVLLAKLAADLPAGKAATEAARLTGVPRKDLYQRLLDMKDLAAKNPD; via the coding sequence CATTTCGCATCGGTGTGCACGACATCGCGGCGCGGCCGGTGGCGCCGGGGCTTTATCTGGTCTCCACACCCATCGGCAATCTGGGCGACATGACCATCCGCGGTCTGGAAACGCTGGCCGGCGCTGACCTCATCGCCTGTGAGGATACGCGTGTCAGCCGGGTGCTACTCACTCGCTACGGCATCGCCACCCGTCCTTACGCCTATCACGAACACAATGCGGAGCGTGTCGGACCGAAGCTGATGGAAGCGCTGGAAGCCGGGAAAAGCGTTGCGCTGATTTCCGATGCGGGCACACCGCTGATCTCCGACCCGGGCTACAGGCTCTCACAGACCGCGATCGAGGCAGGCGTGCCGGTGATCCCGATCCCTGGCGCCTCGGCGCCGATGGCCGCACTTGTAGCCTCGGGCCTGCCCAGTGATGCGTTCCTGTTTGCCGGATTCCTGCCATCCAAGGACAAGGCGCGGCGCGACCGGCTGGCAAGTTTCGCCACGACCGAAGCGACGATGATGTTCTTCGAAAGCCCGAACCGGCTGGCGGCCTGCCTGAAATCCGCAGCCGACGTTCTCGGCACGGACCGGCCCGCTGCCGTGTGCCGGGAACTGACCAAGGCCTATGAAGAGATCCGGCGCGGTACGCTGGGCGAGCTTGCCGCACAGTATGAAGACGAGAATGTGCGCGGCGAGATCGTGCTGGCGATCGGCCCCGGCTCGACGCCCTTGCCGTCTGAAGACGATGTCGATGTGCTGCTGGCCAAGCTTGCAGCCGATCTGCCTGCCGGCAAGGCGGCGACCGAAGCCGCCCGTTTGACCGGGGTGCCGCGCAAGGATCTGTATCAGCGGCTGCTCGACATGAAGGATCTCGCTGCAAAAAATCCGGATTGA
- a CDS encoding YraN family protein, whose product MSSDDRLNSKRRSERKGRRAEWFAALALMLKGYRIAAMRYRTPVGEIDLVARKGDLIAFVEVKARRELALGVDAVSYPAQRRIAAAGELFISRQKDSARLSWRHDIVVVSPWRWPVHLEDAF is encoded by the coding sequence GTGAGTTCGGATGACAGACTCAACAGCAAGCGCCGCTCCGAGCGCAAGGGCCGCCGCGCCGAGTGGTTTGCGGCGCTTGCCCTGATGCTCAAGGGCTACCGGATAGCCGCCATGCGCTACCGCACTCCGGTGGGCGAAATCGATCTGGTGGCGCGCAAGGGCGATCTGATTGCCTTCGTCGAAGTCAAGGCGCGCCGCGAGCTGGCCTTGGGCGTTGATGCCGTGAGCTATCCGGCACAAAGGCGCATCGCGGCGGCCGGAGAATTGTTCATCAGCCGGCAAAAGGACTCCGCCCGGCTCTCATGGCGGCATGATATTGTGGTGGTGAGCCCGTGGAGGTGGCCGGTGCATCTTGAGGATGCGTTTTAG
- a CDS encoding LysR family transcriptional regulator has protein sequence MNETNADWGDLRLFLAVAREGGLSPAARATGRSAATLGRRMLALERSLGRELFIRHERGYEMTAEARQLVEELSQIETRITRLTATPGEAERPLIKVSAGTWTTLVLLDNLDEITGAPADIRLRFISAESALNIARREVAIGIRNARPTDTSLAGRALSRVEFAPYAKAGAPDRWIKVMADTPSARWLDKMIGTDAVCEVNAPRNSLDLALAGKGIALLPTFIGDRQKTLRQTGGTIPELSHDRWIVTHQDDRHLPEVRSTIDRLCKVLGRR, from the coding sequence ATGAATGAAACGAACGCAGACTGGGGCGACCTTCGTCTGTTTCTCGCGGTGGCGCGCGAAGGCGGGCTGTCGCCGGCAGCGCGAGCGACCGGGCGCAGCGCCGCGACACTAGGGCGGCGCATGTTGGCGCTAGAACGGTCTCTCGGTCGGGAATTGTTCATCCGGCACGAGCGCGGCTACGAGATGACGGCCGAAGCGCGCCAACTGGTTGAGGAACTGAGCCAGATAGAGACCCGCATCACCAGGCTGACGGCCACACCGGGCGAGGCCGAGCGGCCGTTGATCAAGGTTTCAGCCGGCACATGGACCACGCTGGTCCTGCTCGACAATCTGGACGAGATCACCGGCGCCCCGGCAGATATCCGGCTCCGTTTCATCTCGGCCGAATCCGCCTTGAACATAGCCCGCCGCGAGGTTGCCATCGGAATCCGCAACGCGCGCCCGACCGATACCAGCCTTGCCGGGCGCGCGCTGTCGCGTGTCGAATTTGCGCCTTATGCGAAGGCCGGCGCCCCGGACCGCTGGATCAAGGTGATGGCCGACACACCCTCGGCGCGATGGCTCGACAAGATGATCGGCACCGACGCCGTCTGTGAGGTCAACGCCCCGCGCAACAGCCTCGATCTAGCGCTTGCCGGCAAGGGCATCGCCCTGCTGCCGACATTCATCGGCGACCGCCAGAAAACGCTCAGGCAGACGGGCGGCACCATCCCCGAACTGTCGCACGACCGCTGGATCGTCACGCATCAGGATGATCGCCACCTGCCCGAAGTCAGAAGCACCATCGACCGGCTTTGCAAGGTGCTTGGGCGGCGTTAG
- a CDS encoding MBL fold metallo-hydrolase has product MMLLPRHILGVVGVWVELMAGGIGANAAPCLEVTLTGTQGGPPVFNGQAGAGTLVRYGDDANKCSDVMLQFDAGRGTLQQLSKLNVPVGKINAVFLTHIHSDHTDGLADLVQVRWHFGSAGPKVDLVCSADVEAKPGHVASCANLATHLGDSYIASGEIAQRLAENPKRLPGGPAELLNVSTFDGTAEGQEVWRSGDVVVSAVTSRHIAGHASYRVDTPAGSVVIGGDAGNDLPAPPRDSSTSASVETLAKDADVVVHSTIHPVMGPDKDSGFPPPVFYRQATASDLGAMSQRAGVKHLMLTHLIPPLGAKNQGPYKVPGGGLTQADYADAAKGAGFEGNIVVGTDLATLRLPAE; this is encoded by the coding sequence ATGATGTTGTTACCTAGGCATATCTTGGGCGTAGTCGGCGTGTGGGTTGAACTGATGGCAGGCGGGATCGGGGCAAATGCGGCTCCATGTCTCGAGGTCACTCTGACCGGCACGCAGGGCGGCCCTCCGGTGTTCAATGGACAGGCAGGCGCAGGCACGCTTGTCCGCTATGGCGATGATGCCAACAAATGTTCGGACGTGATGCTGCAGTTTGATGCCGGGCGCGGCACCCTTCAGCAATTGTCGAAGCTCAACGTGCCCGTCGGCAAGATCAACGCCGTATTCCTGACCCATATCCATTCCGATCACACCGACGGACTTGCCGATCTGGTGCAGGTCCGATGGCATTTCGGATCGGCGGGACCGAAAGTCGATCTCGTCTGCAGTGCGGATGTCGAGGCCAAGCCGGGCCACGTGGCCAGTTGCGCCAATCTCGCAACGCATCTGGGAGATTCCTACATAGCCTCGGGCGAGATAGCCCAGCGTCTGGCCGAAAATCCGAAGCGACTGCCGGGCGGACCTGCCGAATTGCTGAACGTCAGCACCTTTGATGGAACGGCAGAAGGCCAGGAGGTCTGGCGTTCGGGCGACGTGGTCGTCTCAGCGGTCACCTCACGCCATATCGCCGGGCATGCGTCCTACCGGGTCGACACGCCTGCAGGCAGCGTCGTCATCGGCGGAGACGCCGGCAATGATCTGCCCGCCCCACCGCGGGACTCGTCCACATCGGCCTCAGTCGAAACTCTGGCCAAGGACGCTGATGTGGTGGTGCACTCGACCATCCATCCGGTGATGGGACCGGACAAGGACAGCGGCTTTCCGCCGCCGGTATTTTACCGTCAGGCCACGGCCTCCGATCTCGGCGCGATGTCGCAGCGCGCAGGCGTCAAGCATTTGATGCTGACCCATCTGATCCCGCCTCTGGGCGCCAAGAACCAGGGGCCCTACAAAGTTCCGGGCGGCGGACTGACACAGGCCGACTATGCCGATGCTGCAAAGGGTGCCGGCTTTGAAGGGAATATCGTCGTCGGAACCGATCTGGCAACGCTCCGGCTTCCAGCTGAATAA